The Hordeum vulgare subsp. vulgare chromosome 4H, MorexV3_pseudomolecules_assembly, whole genome shotgun sequence genomic interval actaccacaagctgcaagGAATAACCTCAACCACGGAAGAATCGTAGTCTCCTCGGAAATtccgatggaaaacctcaacctcgagatatcccagtgtatcctcggaatcctgcgcacaagacgttcgagaagggTTAAACAAATCCAGGAAGACCGTCCGACAGGCCAAATTCCAATAGGAgtcgcatgtatctctctcttagGGCACTATgagatgagcactacgtacgatGGCCGAATAGAAATCccgcgagttgccccgggtggccccagaAGTGGCTCTGTTTGGACCAATACACATGAGGAGTACTAGCCCGGGGGgctgattaattatccatggggtgaTCATGCCCTATGCCAATTTTagttgttattaagcaaatagaaccaatgttgggccttgccggaagagttttatcccaaaacgaaaatcaagggggtccccacaacaacaccaaacatgttaggagcggtcaatatggaacataacaccggtacacaagtaacaagGGAGGtaaatgtggaacaaaacaccaagctagaaggccaagccttccaccctttACGAAGtagataggtgcattaaattaaataccaataatatggtgatattccAAAGAATATCCATGTAAGCAtcagcacctgcaactagaaacactataagaaggctgagcaagagaTAACACAGCaaaacaaaggtttgctgggatgtggagggtcTTATAGGTatttcatggcaatattgggcggctgacatttaagtgataGGTaacaagacatagcgatagaagcgagacaactagcatagcaatgatagtagtggtatttagggaaatgatcatcttgcctatgataccacttggaagaagaacgaatcccacATATAAAACAACTGAATTGGAGTTACGGTTAGCaagttatgaaataaatcattttggcatggcatttatggaaaattaatgcaagcaacaagttaaacatttttagCATGGATGAAAATAGAATATTGTTAATCTTTCATGTTTAAATAATTTTAATCCCATGCATAGTTATTTAGTTTTTAACATTTGAAAATAATGACTTTTTTTGGGAAATATGCATTTCCTCGTTAATGTTAAATTCTTCACGCGAAAAAACGGGGGAAGAATTGCAACATAGTGCAGCAGCCGAGGATGATTTGGCCCAAGTGGTAGTGTGTGTGTgcgcaaaagaaaaataaatagaagaGGAAGTACAAAAAGGGTGacactgggattcgaacccaactCCCCTCCTGTGATGGATCGATGCTAAAATTCTATAGGCAAACATTGGGGTGCTTGGGACTCGAACCCAGTAACTCGTGATTGCCAGACCATCTCGGCTTCAAAGTAACTTTTATTTAAACTGTGTTTCCCAGAAATAAAACATAGCCTAACGCTAACTGAAACAAACTACAAGCGAAAAACTCTATTTTCGTGGCTGGGAATGCGAGATGCAAGTGCAAGAGCGCAAGTTGCTGTCAGTTGTGCGAGGCATCTCGAGCGAGGTGAGGCAGAGGAGGCGAGATCCAACGTGCACGAGGTCGGCGACGGGCGAATCCGGAAGATTTGGCGCGGATCTGGTGCCTTGAGCTCCGCCGAGACGAGGCGAAGCATGAGCGACGGGGACAACCATGGCGGCCTCCTACAGTTAGTTCAGCCAGAGAGAGAAAGGAGGTTAGAGTGGGGAGAGAGAGAACcacgggagggagagagagctacaACACTGAATAGAGAGGGAAGGGAGCAAGGGCGACGAGACTAGCCTGGTGATGGAGCTGGTAATTGGCGATGACACTCTCCGACACGGGCGGTGCGAGCCGACAACAGGGCTTGGTGGGGCGGCTACGACGAGCTCGGGGGCGAGCACCCATGGCAGACCGCGAGGGATGGCATGGGGTCCGGCTCGGATGGGTACGGCGAGGCGGCGAGCGGGGCTTGGGTAACGCCCTGCTGTTGGATCGGGAAGTGGCTCTGACCGCCATGCTCGATCTTGAGGAAGGAGCATTCGCTCTCCTCGGGCGCATGGTCACACCTGGTTGGGGAGTTGCTGGAATCGAGGTGGGATGGATGGCTGCAGGCTGGTTGGTCTAGCATGGAAATGGAGGCAATgattggggtggtggcggcatagGGATTTAGTGGATGCGACAGGTTAGCATAGGGTTTCTCCTGTTATATATTGTTTTAAGATTAGGCTAGGGCTATCTTGTCCCTCTGTTTTAGAACAGACGGTCATACATAATAGGTTAGGAATCCAATTGAAAAACTGATAATAGTTttggggtattacggggttgatccggaatcCACGGGCGTAACCGTCTAGATCGGGTCAGGTGAAGTTTTTGGACTAGATTGCgacaggtcggtgcactgtgcaccgGGCTAGGCGGAGAAGAGATGGAAGACAGGCAGTGTAACAACCtagaaccgacgctccagaagattccccttttattccattatcATCGTGTGACTCgtgtgtttgttgcattcatcatcgcatcattcacatcatccacattgcatcggtgctccgttgtcgtcattttttcaaaacttgcatcctttATAAGTTTCCTGTTCTccttgtttttgtcgttgacagTTTGGAGCAAACCACACACCCAGGCGCCCGCGACATCGCTAAAAtcttatttttaaaagtgtgtagaaaactttctcggattgggttgaaacttacaGTGCGGTCGTATCTTAATGGAGGTAGTCGTGTGCCAAATTTGTCGCAAtgagagtccgtttgatacccgaacggtcgaccgtagaggcACTGTCATCGGTTTATTTGTCGGACGTTTCAGTGTTTTAAAAACCATGTCACGGGCCCAAACctccctctcatctcagcccaCAATCTTCCCCGGACAGCCCAACCAGCCCACCTAAGCCTACCTAACCCTAGGGTGCAACCAGAGCCGTCCGATTGCAATCGGAGGGCTCGAAACACCCCCAAAACCCTCAAACACTAACCCCGTGCCTATTTaaaccaccccacctaccaaaaGTGGCCTCCTCCCATCTTTGCCTCGTTTTCTACACCAGCCTCATCCGCTGCTGCCACTTGGCCACCACCCAGCCATCGCAGCCGCCGCCCTCCACCACTCGTGCATTGCCACGTCGCTTCCCAGTGCCCAAGCCGCCGCGGCCCAAGCCAGGTCCGCCCCGGGATGAACCGGGCCCGAGGGGAGCCACCGCCGCCCATAGCGAGCTGCGTGGGTGCGCCTCTCGCTCCACCCCGCACACTCGCACGCCACCTCTAGCACCCGCTCGACCCCGCAACCCTGCCACCTTCCGCAGCTCGCCGGAGCACCGTGGCCCCGCCGCTGGCTCCCCACTTGCCGGAGCGCTGCGAACCCACCGCTGGTTGCATGCTCGCCGGAGTTgcgtgatgtctgctagaactacgtcagtatttccccaaagaggaagggatgatgaagTGTAGTGACGTTTGGTATTGCCCTCAGTGGTGAGAccaagtttatcgaaccagtaggagaacctcctcacaccacgtaaacaacac includes:
- the LOC123446303 gene encoding uncharacterized protein LOC123446303 → MRPRRANAPSSRSSMAVRATSRSNSRALPKPRSPPRRTHPSRTPCHPSRSAMGARPRARRSRPTKPCCRLAPPVSESVIANYQLHHQEAAMVVPVAHASPRLGGAQGTRSAPNLPDSPVADLVHVGSRLLCLTSLEMPRTTDSNLRSCTCISHSQPRK